The window GGAATACCGACTGTCATacgttttgtaaaatattttaattacgcGACCAGTTCCGAACACTACATTAGTGTTGTCTTAAGGCACCTATGCAGTCTCAACGGTGATAGTCAACCCAAGTTTCATTAGGACAAATATCATGTATATTTAGTGATCTCGTAGATTTCTATTTACGCTGATAGGTGTTAGGTGGCTGTAGTGCACACATTATGCAAATAGAAAGCCTTGAGACCAGACGTCCTACTTCACCGATGGTTGGATATCACCATTCAGCTTGCAtagaggcctgaagatgacgctaaTACGGTATGGCACTAGTCGTTTCATTATTATATTTTATAAAAAGTACGGCTATTGGTATTCCTTATTTCTGCAAATGAGAACTTAGTAACTGCATCAAACAAGTTTCCGTTTTACAGAGTCGCAATGCTTTCCGTCGTGCTCGGGAATGTCAGATTCGCAGTTTAGTAGAGTTACATACAatgactgtccgcccccggtagctgaattgtcagcgtgacggattgtcaatcctctgggcccggtttcgattctcggCTGATTCGAgcaattttctctgcccagggactgggtgttgtgctgtcctcataatcattctatcatcctcatcgactgcaggtcgccgaagtggcgtcaaattgaaagaccggcacccggcgaacggttttgCTACGTGGGGGGCCCAAGCCATACGATTTAATAAAAACATGAAATCAGTGATCATTCTGTAATGAACAAAAATCTTGTGCCAGGATAGGGCAGATGATCTCTCTTGCTTCCTCTGCGGACTCCTACGCTGACGTTCTGTGTGCTTATTCAGCTGAAAATGGTTAACAATTGCTTTACCACACTCACCTGGACGTCGGCTGTGTTGATTGACCGGAGTCGTCGGAGATACAGGTTTCACCGATGTAAAAGACTTGACGAGGCACTCTTAGGAACTGACATGATTCACTAAAAGGGGGCGAAAGTGTCTCTACAATGAATACACGTCAGCGAGTCTCGTGATGTAGCACGTTAAAGTCAAGCTGAGACGTACGCTGGGTGAAGTGGCCTAAGACAGCAAGCAGCAGAGTTACGCGTACAGCGTACGGTGTCGCCGGTTGCTAGGACGCGGTGTCCGCACGCGGCAACAAAGTCTGTCGCCGTGGCCGCCACTGCTCGACTGAAGGCTGCCCGGGAGATCCCTGTGTACGGCGGCTGGCTCGGAGTGGACCTTCACCCGGGGGCCGCCCCACCAAGCCAGCGGCCAGACCTGCCTCCAGCAgacgcgccggccgctgccgctgccgccttcCTTCCCGCTGCGTCCCGACACTTGCGTCAGCGCTGTCCCCAGAGTACGCCGTTCCTCGAACACGGGCAGGCTGTCGGGTTTCGACAGGGCATGGTACATTTTATCTTCACTGTGGTCACGATTCGCGAGAGACGGGAGATCTGAATGGATTTCCCGAAGGGAAAGCAAAGACCAATGAGCAAAGTAACAGGAAACAAGATTTTACAGTACGGCTCAAGCAAGTAGGATCTGAAACATAAGTGTAACATACGCTGAGGAGACAGAAGTCCTGGGAGATCTCCTAATATCGAGTCTGACCTTTCCTCCGGCGTAGTGCAGCTGtcggacgtggcacggactcaaccaacctttggaagtcccctacagaaatactgagctacggtgcctctatagccgtccataattgcgaaagtattgccgatgCAGGACTTtgcacacgaactgacctctcgattatgtcccataaatattcgatggggttcatgtcgggagatctggatGAACAaaccattctccagaatgttcttcaaatcagtcctgAACAACTGTGGCCGGTGCCATGTTGGGCAACATGAAGTTCCTGAATGGCTACaattagtctccaagtagccgaacataaccatttccagacaattaTCGCTTCAGTTGAACCAGAAGATGCAGtttattccaagtaaacacagtccACGGCACTGGTATAGAGCCAACacttgcttgcacagtgccttgttgacaactttggtccattgtTTCGTGGCGTCTGAGCTACAATCGAACcccgccatcagctcttaccaactgaaatcaagattcatctgaccaggccgcagttttccagtcgtcgttggaagtcccctgcagaaatactgagccacagaCCCTCTGTagtcatccataattgtgaaagtattgccgttgcaggattttgaacacgaactgacctctcgattatatcccataaatattcgatgggattcatgtcgggagatttgGATGGGCCAACCATTCGCTCGAatactccagaatgttcttcaaatcagtcgcgaacaagtgtggcccggtgacatgttgGGAGACAAGAAGTCCCTGAATGgctacaaatagtctccaagtatccgaacataaccatttccaaacaatgatcggttcagttggaccagaaaatCAAGTCCACTCcacattcaaatggctgtgagcactatgggacttaacttctgaagtcatcagtcccttagaacttagaactacttcaacctaactaacctaaggacatcacacacatccatgcccgaggcaggattcgaacctgcgaccgtagcggtcgcgcggttccagactgtagcgcctggaaccgctcaccactccatgtaaacacagtccacgccaCTGCTACGGAGCCAACACCTGCTCGCACACtgagttgttgacaacttgggcccatggcttcgtggggtctccgctACATTCGAacgctaacatcagctcttaccaactgaaatcaggatttgtcggacaaggccacggttttccagtcgtcgttgtccaactgatatggtcacgagtccggaaaaggcactgcaggcgatgtggtgctgttaggaactggtgtcggtcgtctgctgccatagcccagtaacatCAGATTTCGCCGCCCTGCCTAAACGAATGACTTCGTAGTACGTCCCAAATTTATTTCTGCCGTTATGTCACTCAGTGTTgccctgacaactctacgcaacgtTGGTACTGTCGGTCGCTAAGTGCAGGCCGTCAGCCACAGCGTTGTTCATggcgagaggtaatgactgaaattcggCACTCTCACCACACTCCCGATCCTGTgtatctcgcaatattgaattctcttacggtttccgaagtggaatgtcccatgcgtctgtctccagctaccattccgcgttcagaggctgttaattcccatcgtgcacccataatcatgtcggaatttTTTtcgcatggatcacctgagtacaaatgacagctgcgccaatgtactgcccttttataacatgtgtatgcgatactaccaccatttgtttatttacatgtcgctatcccatgagttttctCGTCTCACTGTATTGTGTGGTTTTCTTTTACGCTGTTGTGGTCACTAACGTCAGTGTTTGATATTTCGGGAACGTGAGTTTAGTTCCGGCCTGGCGGTTATGGTCTAGCCTTTGCACAACCCTAAATGGGTTGTTACCAAGGGCTAGGGTGCTGGAATTTGGCCTTGTAACTTTCCCAGGACGCTGCCTGTCTTCCGTCACGTTTTGAGAAGGAACTCCAAAAGGTCTAGCAGTAAGCTACAGTTTGTAGAGTAGTTGTGTTAGCGATTGCAGGAAATGGCCAATTAAGAAGTTTCAATTCTACATCTGAGGCTGCCTGGTCAAAAGAGCTACAGTATATGATCAAAGTATCCAAACACATATTAGTGCACATTAATACGGGTTTCTCACTTTGCCTTTATGACGACTTAATATCTCCTGGAATGACTTTCAATGAGGAGTCCCagtgtctatggaggaatggcggACCATTCTTCCTGGAGGGCTGAACCACACTTGCTGcaatgtccccttggaaaaatttatcaaTGACTgttaaaaatttatgaattactgtgctgcaaaacctctacgttatttgattttcaaacagctgagcataactgaacgtactcagacgtttcgctcttcacttattctgatcaacactaaactgacacacattatttttagcgcaacgcaatctgcctttcaataatccctacaaaagagtggccctgactaacaataacttacctcacaaaaatcttcgttactcgagctactgcaatacagcgagcgccaatactgacagctaaataaaagattctaactgctgaaggtactaactactgataggcatagttagcaaatgaaagattttgatggagaacaaacaatgtatttaccttaatagtgttcaaaagtcagtgattttcatacagagcgctatgtggcgttaccagcataaaaacctaaactacCTACTTACATTGGTAATGGTGGTAGATGCTAAGGTCTGGTGCGaagccgacgttctaactcattccaaaagtgttccattgggtcgCGTTGGGACCctgagcaggccactccattttaggaatgttagtgttcacagaccattgcctcagagatgctgcgttTTGTCCAAGTGTGTTGTCATGATGATACAATCTGTCATCGTCTATGAATTGATGCTTTGCTGTAGCGTTTTCTTTAGCGCAGTAAGGGAACGATACCCCAACCAAGGAAAATACCGCCGTACCGTACTTACCTGCTGGCATTAGacttgatggcaggtaatgttccccAGCCATTCGTCGAACCTGAATCCTTCCAGCGGATTGCCACAGGCTATAGcttgattcattactccaaatcactcgctaccagtcatccactgtccagttgcGGCGCTCTTTACACCATCTGAAGCATCATTTAGTACTAACTACAGAAATATGTCGCCTGCGAGGAACTCATCGACCATTGTACAGCATTCTTTTTCACTCTCCACACGGTCGTTGTGCTAGCAGGTCTGCAGGTAACACTTTGAAACTCGCTAGTGATTCCTTCCTCTAATTTGACGAGATTTTTTACAACCAACCTCCACAATGCTAGACTGTCCCTGTCTCTCAGTATACGAGGTCTGCTAGGTCGTGGTTTAGCTGTTGTTTTTATTCCTAATGTTTTGAAGAATCACCCCCAGCTGCGCAAATTTTCTGTTCTTAACCAGGTTTTGGCTACATTAatccagccttcttcagaagtataaaattactataacatgccagagtaaggcacagtcaacactaaaattaaaacctatagtaccgtggtaccatgtcgaattaaaattACCACCTATAGTACCATGGTACCTTGTCGAATTAAAATTAccacctatagtaccgtggtaccatgtcgaattaaaaccaCCACGgagctataggttttaattttaatgttgactgttgcaactgaggctgattgtTCAAAACATTACTCTATCAGAGTTGCTGaaggggctgcaatatgctaaaaattcttagttTTTACTCCTCTTTTGCACTTCACAGAGATAACACCAACAGTTGATACAGTCAGGATTGAAATGTCGCTGTTGGGGTcgttactcaggtgacgtccaatGACTGGTTCACGTTtgcagtcactgagctctcctggccgatccattcttctgctactggctGTTCTGCTGACGACACAGTACTTCTCCTCTTATACTGACAAGTCGCCTCTGACGACATCCAGTGGGCATTACgtaggggtgtcctgatacttctgATGAGACGGCGTAAATCTCAAAAGCAATTTTGTGGAGCTCTTTTGGAGTCGGCTGCCAGCCATCGCGGCCGTAGGAAGCATGTCTATGGGGCAGAGGTGATCATTTAAAATCTGTTAACATTTCTGAGTTCAGGAATTTTGCGCTCCGTCGTGTTTCACGAAGTGGTTCTTCCGATATAGAAAATTTAGAATAGTTCGCAAGTACGTTCCCGTGCGCCAGCGAAGAATGTGAATTGAGTCGGGCGAGTGTTATCTGGGCGAGTGTCACGGTTTTGTAAGCGTGCCCACTCTCCCTAGGCAGAGGGCATGCCTCTGATTGCCAGTCCGGAAACAAGATGGAGGTGGTGTTTAAGGAATTCGGAGAAGcgtaatacaaaaaaattaattaaagagCGGAAATGGCAGTTCTAAATTTCAAAAATTACGTTtgtcagaaaaataaaaaagactATAGCTCTTTTTCAGATAAATTATTTGTATCCAAAAAAAATGAGAAAGTATTATCATACGACCGAACAACATTGCTCGCGTGATTACTGCAAAAAAAgggataaattttaaaataaataatttattacgtACGCTCTAGGTGCCATACCAGAGAAATGGCTGATTCTTAGTGCCAGTGAGAAAGTTTTCGTTTCAAGTGccattaatactgaggcactacGTTTTAACTGAAATAAAACCTGTACAATCCTACAGAAGTAATATTTCAGCTAGTAAAACTGTAGTCTACAAAATCCATTTgtcattcattttaatttttttttgtacaagGAGAATAACGAATCAAATTCGAGAAAATATCTTCAGTATTGGCTTCTGTTTCTTACAGAACCCCTTTCCTAAGATCAGGTGTTGCCAAGTTTGCTAACGAACTCCCTGCGCTGCTGAGAAAGAAATGGCTTCTTACAGAACCCCTTTCTTGAGATCAGGTCTTGCAAAGTTTGCTAACGAACTCCTTGCGCTGCTGAGAAAGAAAAGGCTTCTTACAGAACCCCTTTCTTGAGATCAGGTCTTGCAAAGTTTGCTAACGAACTCCCTGCGCTGCTGAGAAAGAAATGGCTTCTTACAGAACACCTTTATTGAGATCAGGTCTTGCAAAGTTTGCTAACGAACTCCTTGCGCTGCTGAGAAAGAAATGGCTTCTTACAGAACACCTTTCTTGAGATCAGGTCTTGCAAAGTTTGCTAACGAACTCCCTGCGCTGCTGAGAAAGAGATGGCTTCTTACAGAACCCCTTTCTTCAGATCAGGTCTTGCAAAGTTTGCTAACGAACTCCCTGCGCTGCTGAGAAAGAGATGGCTTCTTACAGAACCCCTTTCTTGAAATCAGGTCTTGCAAAGTTTGCTAACGAACGCCCTGCGCTCCTGAGAAAGAAATGGCTTCTTACAGAACCCCTTTCTTGAGATCAGGTCTTGAAAAGTTTGTTAACGAACTCCTTGCGCTGCTGAGAAAGAAATGGCTTCTTACAGAACCCCTTTCTTGAGATCAGGTCTTGCAAAGTTTGCTAACGAACTCCTTGCGCTGCTGAGAAAGAAGTGGCTTGTTACAGAACCTCTTTCTTGAGATCAGGTCTTGCAAAGTTTGCTAACGAACTCCCTGTGCTGTTGAGAAAGAAGTGGCAACGTCGTCATGTGACGGCTCCTGTTACTGTCTACAGGCACTTCCACGATCGGTGGAAGTGTAATGTTCTTTTTCTACGCCCAGCCAGTGTTCTTCACTTCGTCGACATACGTGAAAGCGAGGCGACACAACACTATCTTACTTATAGTCAATATTTGTTTACCAATTAAGTTCAGATTTAAATTATTACCATCGGCTAGCTGTGTCATTTAGCAGTTCCCGTTAAAGATGCTCATTAACAGTTACGAGGCGGTCGATACGCATTTCAAAATGAGTTGATATCTTTGATTTGCGTAGCACATGTACACCGAATTAATTCCTTCAAAAGTCACAGGGATCATTTAACACACCACGATGTTTCGTCCGTTGAAAGTTATTCCCTTTAATATTAACGCGGGataaactattataactattattattattagtattattattgtcCAGAGAGAATCCAACACACGGTTCACTTCTGATGATACTCTGTTCGAATTCGTAGGACACTATAGTCTTTTCTTAAATCGGTTTTTattaacacagcttctttgatatgATTCACTAGATGAATGGTGGGGTACTCATGCTCGATAATAAATGTCCAAACACGGTCCATAACCGAAAGtcaaagaaatttacttttaattagacCGCCTTCCAATGAGGTTAACCATTTCACTCAGTGGCCCGTGAACTTAAGAGACGCGAATACACAAGACTCAAACGCTAAAGATTCACAGACTCTAGAGACGTTAACAATACGAACGTTGGGTTCATATCAAAGATAGGAAAAAAGCGACGTTCGTTAGAAACTCTTTGACTAAAGCCCCTTGCTACTTTACGCATAATGCTCCATTTCGTTTTCTCTTGTTATCCTCTTATTTAATTTTATCTGCTTTAAAACGGGGATTCGTGATTTCATATGAAATATGGGAATTGTTCACGGCCAGTTCGAATAAACTTTAGTCTCAAAAAAGACGAGATGTATAACGATACACAGCCCCCCAACTATTAAGCTGTCATCTTTTAAGGTAACCGCTAGATAGGCTATCACGCCTATTCAAATTTTCTCTGAGAGGGTTGGGGTTCTTCGTTAACTATGATTGACTTTGACCTAGGAGTTTAGTTGTTTTTACGGATCGGGGTTTTGGATCTTTGCTTGGgatcttaattttttcttttacttttttcctcTTTCCTTTTTAGGATTCGAGCGGCAGTATGTTACGTACGTATGTCAGTGGGTGACACGACATGATTActaaaattgtagtgttttttcTCATGTTCTTTATATACTAAATTCTTCATTACGGACTAACTTAAATATTTCAAAGTATTATCTAAATCTTAAATACATCCATTTTTCCTACAATTAATTAAATACTTCATTAATTTAATATATACGTAATAAGTCAGTTTATTTTAGTTACTAGACAAAACTTAAATATTCACTTTATGTTTATTACTGAATAGGTGAGGAGTCCTAAATATTTCATTAATAATCTTGGGACTTCTCTGAAGTCTTGTCTGCTGTTTTGCCCGCAATGTCCATTCACCTCGCCGCCTCTGTGCGGCTGCACACAATGGTCGTTTGGGTTCTGCAGGCCATCTGTGTGGTTACAACAGTGGAAGATTGGGAATATGGGTAATCTTCATCTTCTGTCGTGCCGGCTCTTCAATGGCTAAGCAACACGACTTTTTCATTGTTTGACTCATTTTGTCTCTTCTTATAGTTTGCAACATGCCCATCGTAACAATAGATCttagcgctccccccccccccccctcccccatccacatCGCATAGCTTCTTGGATGATCACGCCATACGGACGTGTGTTTTTAGATTTTTCGTTGCCTTCAATTTCCATTCGCCGAGTCTTCGTCTCTATTGTTAAGCTTCGTAATACGTTCTTCGGATTGTCTAGAGGTGCCGACCTGCTGCGTTAGGGTCGTCTTCTTTTTTTCAAATTCATCTGATTTATACCGATGCTGCTTGTAGCCCTCCGTGAAGTTGTTGACTAAACTGACGATCAAATTTCCCGTTGACATCAACTGACAGCTCACTTCTTGTATAACTTCTTCGAGTGATGAACTTCAGGCGAATGGTTCTTTGTTTGCTCGTACTATCTCCGCGTCTAGGTTGCAAGGCGAGCGAATCCCCGACGTTGACGCCCTCCGCCTACGTCATGGGACGTCTCGTAGTTACCGTTTCTGGAGCCGTGCAGCCAAAGGATGACTCGTCCCATCAGATAACAGCAGCAATCCTTCAGGCTGTTTGGGCTGCGGCCGAAGCGACGAGTAGGATGGCTCCACACGTGCAGTAGGTTGATTACTGTAGAACATAACGAACATATATAGACATGACTTCTAGACATGACATATAGAATGACATATAGACATGACAAATAAACATAACGTCCGTTAATATCACTGATTACATTTTATCCCCAACAATCAAAATTCTCGCTCAGTAATGTATGCACTCTTTTAGCCTTTCTGATAGTTCACAGCATTCATTATCCGACTAGTGTCAGAGACTAACTGTTTTTGCACATGTGATATTTAATTAGTTCACagctattttttggaaatttgcggtaagcttctatgggaccaaactgctgatatcatcggtccctagacttacatactacttaatctaacttaaactaacttacgctaaggacaacatacacatccaggcccgagggaggactcgaacctccgacaaggggAGCCTTGCGAACCGTGACAGAACgcttgagaccgcgcggctaccacaaGTGGTTCACAGTTATTCTTAATGCTCAAATCACCTTCATTTCGGCAGGTTATACCGAGATTCTGTCCTGTTCAATTCCGGGTACAACTCTATTGAAATAATTGACACTTCACTGGACAACCAGCACCGCGTCAATTTAATACGCAAATAAATTCGATAACTCATTGTGCTTGTTCAGTAAGGCCTCTGTTCCCTAACAGTTACGTGTGAGACACTCGAAAGATAACAGAACAAAGTATTAAGAAATTTCATTGTCATTAACCAGTATACTATTAAACAAAGAATACATTTATACACTAAGAACAGAACATTATTTAAACAATACTTTGCAATACTACTAAACTACAAAAAACTACTTAGGTGAAGCTTCTCATTCAATGTTTCATTAGCTGTCATAAtggttttattcataaaatttcttcAAATCTTTGTGAGGAATGAAACCCTTGGTTTGCCTCTCCGTTGT is drawn from Schistocerca gregaria isolate iqSchGreg1 chromosome 3, iqSchGreg1.2, whole genome shotgun sequence and contains these coding sequences:
- the LOC126355852 gene encoding uncharacterized protein LOC126355852, with product MRVSRRALRRTASCRSVDNGGPVNPEGADRASQQIFVINLLHVWSHPTRRFGRSPNSLKDCCCYLMGRVILWLHGSRNGNYETSHDVGGGRQRRGFARLAT